Genomic DNA from Oreochromis aureus strain Israel breed Guangdong linkage group 2, ZZ_aureus, whole genome shotgun sequence:
CCAAGGGTATCACttgtaatatttgtttttggcatttttgaatcaaatgtcttatttttctatgcaaaagaaagatgaaaaaaagaaaagaaaaatgtagcaTTCATTGAATAAGTAAAGCAGTTTACCTTAGGGCAATATTTGTGGTTCCCTTTTATTAATTTCTCAGGAACTTATTTTATGTCTGATGTAGAAATGGATTCTAGAGGTCTTCCTTGAAGTGTGCTTGAGAGATGGTTGATAATGAATATAGTATATTGCTTTTATCCCTTAAGGTCTTTGATTTTGGCTCATGTGCACAGAAGTTGCTTTCTATAGATTTCGTAACAGCCCTTGCAGATGGATTATGATCTTTTCGAATCCGTAAGCAACTATAGCTTTTACTTGTCTTTTGCAGGATTACATATGGATTTGTTTTACATATGGTTTATTATTTCATTGAAAAGCGCACCAcatgtggaaaagaaaaaaaaaagaaatcagtatAAATGACCAAATAACAGCGAAGTCCCTAGAGTGTCATTATTTATATTGATTAATAACGGCGATATAAGGCGAAGCTGGCCCCTTGTTTGGGTTTGCAGTGCTATAATTTAACGAAACTCTTGGTGTCACTGTGCACCAACAAAGACAGGAGGTCTCTATTCTTCATCCATTCTTTTCTGCCATTGCGAAGCCTTATTTTGGTGTAGCGTTTCTAGGTTAAGGACGTTACAAAAGGCAAACGCTGGGATTATTTAGAATATTCACAAAGAGCACTACTTTTGATCACTTTCAAGGAATTTCAGGAAAGGATTAAAGCGTGATTGATCATGGGAAGTGCAGTATACGGAAGATCGGCTATGAATTGCTATTGTGTGGTTTTCCTTTTCGTGGCCTTGCATTTTGCCCATGGAGACGTGAGCTACACTATCGCCGAGGAGATGAAAGGCGGATTTGTGATAGGGAATATCGCCAAAGATCTGGGTCTTGGGATTGCGACTCTTTCCTCGCGTAAAGCCCGCATTGACACAGACAGGGACGATAAAAGGTATTGTGATATTAATCTGAGCACCGGAGATTTGACTGTCAGTGACAGGATCGACAGGGAAAGTCTTTGTGGTAAAAAAGCCAGCTGCGTTTTAAAAGAGGAGCTTGTGCTGGAAAACCCTTTAGAGCTTCATCGCATCAGTATTCATGTGCAAGATATAAATGATAACGCGCCAGAGTTTAGTGAGGATCTGATTTCATTTGAAATAACAGAATCGGCAGACAAAGGAGCGAGATTTTTACTTACGGAAGCCCGCGATGCCGACATAGGCACAAATGCTGTGCAACGTTACAATTTACAAAACAATGAGCATTTCACCATTAATGTAAATACAGATGTTAGTGGGAGGAAACATTCCGAATTGGTTTTGTTAAAAGAACTAGACCGAGAAAAAGCGAAAGAGCTGAAATTAGTGCTTACAGCTGTAGATGGTGGGTCTCCTCAGAGATCAGGTACTGCAATTATTCACATCACTGTGCTGGATGCTAATGATAACGCCCCAGTGTTCAGCCAGGCCGTTTATGAAGCCAGTGTGCCTGAAAACTCTCTTTTAGATACCGTAGTGGTTAAAGTGAGCGCAACCGATGCAGACACTGGCCCAAATGGTGACATTACATATAACTTCGATCATGTCTCTGATGAGCATGTATCTTTGTTTTCACTTAATCATAAGACGGGAGAGATAAAAGTTATCGGGTCACTTGATTACGAAACGGAGACTTCAATAGAGTTGCGAGTAAGAGCAAAGGACGGACCGGGTCTTACCTCTTATTGTACAGTAATTATAGATATAACTGATGTCAATGACAACCCACCCGCCATCAATATGAAATCACTAACTAACCCCATACCCGAGAACGCCCCACCTGGTACAGAGGTGGGCATCATTAACGTGCAGGACAGAGATTCTGAGAATAACCGACAAGTCCGCTGCTCCATCCAGCAGGGTGTCCCCTTTAAGTTGGTTCCTTCTATTAAAAACTATTATTCTCTGGTCACCACAGGACAACTAGACCGTGAACTAGTGCCTGATTACAACATTACAATCACTGCCACTGACGAGGGCTCTCCACCTCTGTCCTCCTCTAAAACTGTTCAGTTATCTGTAGGTGACATCAACGACAACCCACCTGTGTTTGAGGAACAGTCGTACAGCGCATATGTGAGTGAGAATAACAAGCCTGGCTCCACTTTGTGCTCCGTTAGTGCTCGAGACCCCGACTGGAGACAGAACGGTACAGTGGTTTATTCTCTGTTAGCTGGTGAGGTGAAAGGCGCACCGGTGTCCTCCTATCTG
This window encodes:
- the LOC116336085 gene encoding protocadherin beta-15-like produces the protein MGSAVYGRSAMNCYCVVFLFVALHFAHGDVSYTIAEEMKGGFVIGNIAKDLGLGIATLSSRKARIDTDRDDKRYCDINLSTGDLTVSDRIDRESLCGKKASCVLKEELVLENPLELHRISIHVQDINDNAPEFSEDLISFEITESADKGARFLLTEARDADIGTNAVQRYNLQNNEHFTINVNTDVSGRKHSELVLLKELDREKAKELKLVLTAVDGGSPQRSGTAIIHITVLDANDNAPVFSQAVYEASVPENSLLDTVVVKVSATDADTGPNGDITYNFDHVSDEHVSLFSLNHKTGEIKVIGSLDYETETSIELRVRAKDGPGLTSYCTVIIDITDVNDNPPAINMKSLTNPIPENAPPGTEVGIINVQDRDSENNRQVRCSIQQGVPFKLVPSIKNYYSLVTTGQLDRELVPDYNITITATDEGSPPLSSSKTVQLSVGDINDNPPVFEEQSYSAYVSENNKPGSTLCSVSARDPDWRQNGTVVYSLLAGEVKGAPVSSYLSVNGDTGVIHAVRSFDYEQFRSFKVHVMARDNGSPPLSSNVTVSVFISDVNDNSPQILYPSPEGNSFMTELVPKAAHGGSLVSKVIAVDADSGQNAWLSYHIVKSTDPGLFTIGVHSGEIRTQRDISESDSMKQNLVVAVKDNGQPSLSATCSMYLLISDNLAEAPELKDLSYSDSNSKLTSYLIIALVSVSTFFLTFIIIILGLRFCRRRKPRLLFDGAVAIPSGYLPPNYADVDGTGTLRSTYNYDAYLTTGSRTSDFKFVASYNDNTLPADQTLKKSPSEFADVFGDCGGSPEGYQ